A genomic stretch from Primulina huaijiensis isolate GDHJ02 chromosome 14, ASM1229523v2, whole genome shotgun sequence includes:
- the LOC140957788 gene encoding peroxidase 5-like, producing the protein MMLSSKFSGGLILFLTIISTMATVSLASLKVGYYKHSCPSAEAIIRKQVNRALARNPGLGAGIIRMHFHDCFVRGCDASVLLDSTPGRRSEKEHPANNPSLRGFEVIDAAKAALESACPRKVSCADILAFAARDSAYKLGGINYAVPSGRLDGRVSIEDEVTQNLPPPSFNAAQLVQNFARKGLSADEMVTLSGAHSIGISHCSSFSNRIYNFNSTHPIDPSMDPKFARELRKRCPAPSSNARTDPTVPLDFLSPNNLDNKYYLLLKNKRGLLTSDQTLATSPSTSWMVTNNAKNAASWANKYAKATIKMGFIEVLTGNQGEIRRNCRIVN; encoded by the exons ATGATGCTTTCTAGTAAATTTTCGGGAGGCTTGATCTTGTTTCTTACAATCATATCAACAATGGCTACAGTTTCGTTGGCTTCACTAAAAGTTGGTTACTACAAGCACAGTTGCCCGTCAGCCGAAGCCATTATAAGGAAACAAGTTAACAGAGCTCTGGCAAGGAACCCTGGACTCGGTGCAGGCATCATCAGAATGCATTTTCATGATTGTTTCGTAAGG GGTTGTGATGCATCGGTTCTTCTGGATTCCACCCCTGGTCGTCGTTCGGAGAAAGAACACCCGGCCAACAACCCGAGCTTGCGTGGTTTCGAAGTGATTGATGCAGCCAAGGCTGCTCTCGAATCAGCCTGCCCACGAAAAGTCTCATGTGCTGATATATTAGCATTTGCGGCTCGTGACAGCGCCTACAAGCTCGGTGGCATAAACTACGCGGTCCCATCAGGTCGTCTCGACGGGCGAGTATCCATAGAAGATGAAGTTACTCAAAACCTTCCTCCCCCATCTTTCAACGCAGCACAACTCGTTCAAAACTTTGCACGAAAAGGGTTGTCCGCAGACGAAATGGTGACCCTTTCCGGGGCACACTCCATCGGAATATCTCATTGCTCTTCTTTCTCGAACAGAATCTACAACTTCAATTCCACTCATCCGATTGATCCTTCCATGGACCCAAAATTTGCTAGGGAGCTGAGAAAGAGGTGTCCTGCGCCTTCATCCAATGCTAGAACCGATCCGACAGTGCCTCTAGACTTCCTTTCTCCCAACAATTTGGATAACAAGTATTATTTACTTCTAAAGAACAAACGTGGGTTGTTGACTTCAGATCAGACACTTGCCACTAGCCCTTCCACTTCTTGGATGGTGACGAACAACGCAAAAAATGCAGCTTCGTGGGCCAACAAGTACGCAAAGGCCACCATAAAAATGGGTTTCATTGAGGTTCTTACCGGAAATCAGGGTGAGATCAGAAGAAATTGCAGGATTGTCAATTAA